The following are encoded in a window of Oncorhynchus keta strain PuntledgeMale-10-30-2019 chromosome 10, Oket_V2, whole genome shotgun sequence genomic DNA:
- the LOC118377732 gene encoding involucrin-like isoform X7 — protein sequence MAVMIGIAFRVSWLCCLLIGGITCSTSEGDWSPSLDSNAAWLYAGSLQSLGYGNYKSPKSQLQAQQKHPAAILRKELPPMSQQPQQVWYPDQMPLHQKQPAAEAQPQTQPTTVPQQVWHPAQMQQKQQTAVPQQVWHPAQMPLQQKQPTTVPQQVWHPAQMQQKQQTAVPQQVWHQAHMLTHKQLTTVPQQVWHQAHMLTHKQPTAVPQQVWHPAQMPLQQKQPTAMPQQDWHPAQMLQKQPTTMPQQVWTPAHTLQKQPTAVPQQVWHPAQMPLQQKQPTAVPQQVWHPAQMPLQHKQPTAVAQQVWHPAQMPLQQKQPTAVPQQVWHPAQMPLQHKQPTAVPQQVWHPAQMPLQHKQPTAVPQQVWHPAQMPLQHKQPTAVPQQVWHPAQMPLQHKQPTAVPQQVWHPAQMLHKQLTAVPQEVWHPAQMTLQHKQPTALPQQVWHPAHTLQKQPTAVPQQVWHPAQMLQKQPTAVPQQVWHPAQMLQKQPTAVPQEVWHPTQMPLQQKQMTAVHQQEWHPTQMPLQQKQPTSVPQQVWDPAQMPLQHKQPTAVPQQVWHPAQMLQKQPTAVPQEVWHPTQMPLQQKQMTAVPQQVWHPAQMLQKQPTAVPKQMWHPTQMPLQQKQTTAVHQQVWHPAQMSKNQTATEPQQKQPSTTPQQAWHPAQMPLQQKQPATAPQQKELTAMPQQMWYRAKMLQQENHLDAILQQPPPVWYPSKFPQQQKELAVEPQQQKELAVEPQQQKELAVEPQQQKELAVEPQQQKELAVEPQQQKELAVEPQQVGYPAQMAQQQPNAIPQQFWHVCQISQQQLAPNSQQKHYESTEDGASGSSQASIVEQSGVIPSSSYSSKSHYKNGRTGVSQISYTPREAMPVNSGNAPKDGYVSIGAPSIYATLVKDSASKM from the exons ATGGCTGTGATGATTGGAATCGCTTTCAG AGTTTCTTGGCTTTGTTGCCTGCTAATTGGAGGGATAACGTGTTCTACATCAGAAG GTGATTGGTCTCCTTCACTGGATTCTAATGCAGCATGGCTCTATGCAGGATCACTTCAGTCTCTAGGATATGGCAATTATAAGTCTCCAAAATCTCAACTGCAAGCGCAACAGAAACATCCGGCCGCCATCCTGCGGAAGGAACTGCCCCCCATGTCCCAGCAACCTCAGCAAGTGTGGTATCCAGATCAAATGCCCCTGCATCAGAAGCAACCGGCCGCAGAAGCTCAGCCGCAGACGCAACCGACAACTgtgccccagcaagtgtggcatccagCTCAAATGCAGCAGAAGCAACAGACCGCTGTCccccagcaagtgtggcatccagCTCAAATGCCCCTGCAGCAGAAGCAACCGACAACTgtgccccagcaagtgtggcatccagCTCAAATGCAGCAGAAGCAACAGACCGCTGTC ccccagcaagtgtggcatcAAGCTCACATGCTGACGCATAAGCAACTGACCAccgtgccccagcaagtgtggcatcAAGCTCACATGCTGACACATAAGCAACCGACAgccgtgccccagcaa GTGTGGCATCCAGCTCAAATGCCCCTGCAGCAGAAGCAACCGACCGCCATGCCCCAGCAAGACTGGCATCCTGCTCAAATGCTGCAGAAGCAACCGACCACCATGCCCCAGCAAGTGTGGACTCCAGCTCACACACTGCAGAAGCAACCGACCGCCGTGCCCCAGCAGGTGTGGCATCCTGCTCAAATGCCCCTGCAGCAGAAGCAACCGACCGCTgtgccccagcaagtgtggcatccagCTCAAATGCCCCTGCAGCACAAGCAACCGACCGCCGTAGcccagcaagtgtggcatcctGCTCAAATGCCCCTGCAGCAGAAGCAACCGACCGCTgtgccccagcaagtgtggcatccagCTCAAATGCCCCTGCAGCACAAGCAACCGACCgccgtgccccagcaagtgtggcatccagCTCAAATGCCCCTGCAGCACAAGCAACCGACCgccgtgccccagcaagtgtggcatccagCTCAAATGCCCCTGCAGCACAAGCAACCGACCgccgtgccccagcaagtgtggcatccagCTCAAATGCCCCTGCAGCACAAGCAACCGACCgccgtgccccagcaagtgtggcatccagCTCAAATGCTGCATAAGCAACTGACCGCAGTGCCCCAAGAAGTATGGCATCCAGCTCAAATGACCCTGCAGCACAAGCAACCGACCGCTTtgccccagcaagtgtggcatccagCTCACACGCTGCAGAAGCAACCGACCGCCGTGCCCCAGCAGGTGTGGCATCCAGCTCAAATGCTGCAGAAGCAACCGACCgccgtgccccagcaagtgtggcatccagCTCAAATGCTGCAGAAGCAACCGACCGCAGTGCCCCAGGAAGTATGGCATCCTACTCAAATGCCCCTGCAGCAGAAGCAAATGACTGCCGTGCATCAGCAAGAGTGGCATCCTACTCAAATGCCCCTGCAGCAGAAGCAACCGACCTccgtgccccagcaagtgtggGATCCAGCTCAAATGCCGCTGCAGCACAAGCAACCGACCGCTgtgccccagcaagtgtggcatccagCTCAAATGCTGCAGAAGCAACCGACCGCAGTGCCCCAGGAAGTATGGCATCCTACTCAAATGCCCCTGCAGCAGAAGCAAATGACTgccgtgccccagcaagtgtggcatccagCTCAAATGCTGCAGAAGCAACCGACCGCCGTGCCCAAGCAAATGTGGCATCCTACTCAAATGCCCCTGCAGCAGAAGCAAACTACTGCCGTGCATCAGCAAGTGTGGCATCCTGCTCAAATGTCGAAGAATCAAACAGCCACTGAACCTCAGCAGAAGCAACCATCCACCACGCCCCAGCAAGCGTGGCATCCAGCTCAAATGCCCCTGCAGCAGAAGCAACCGGCCACTGCTCCTCAACAGAAGGAGCTGACCGCCATGCCCCAGCAAATGTGGTATCGAGCTAAAATGCTCCAACAGGAAAATCATCTGGACGCCATTCTCCAGCAGCCTCCGCCCGTGTGGTATCCATCTAAATTTCCCCAGCAGCAGAAGGAACTGGCCGTCGAGCCCCAGCAGCAGAAGGAACTGGCCGTCGAGCCCCAGCAGCAGAAGGAACTGGCCGTCGAGCCCCAGCAGCAGAAGGAACTGGCCGTCGAGCCCCAGCAGCAGAAGGAACTGGCCGTCGAGCCCCAGCAGCAGAAGGAACTGGCCGTCGAGCCCCAGCAAGTGGGGTATCCAGCTCAAATGGCCCAGCAGCAACCCAACGCCATTCCTCAGCAATTTTGGCATGTATGCCAAATTTCCCAGCAGCAACTGGCCCCAAATTCTCAGCAGAAGCACTACGAAAGCACTGAAGATGGTGCCTCTGGTAGTTCTCAGGCCAGCATTGTTGAACAGTCGGGTGTCATCCCAAGCTCTTCCTACAGTTCCAAATCGCACTACAAGAATGGCAGAACTGGAGTCTCCCAAATCAGCTACACCCCTAGGGAGGCAATGCCTGTTAACAGTGGAAATGCTCCCAAGGACGGTTATGTTAGCATTGGTGCACCAAGCATATATGCAACACTAGTGAAGGATTCTGCAAG CAAAATGTAA
- the LOC118377732 gene encoding PAX-interacting protein 1-like isoform X8 has product MAVMIGIAFRVSWLCCLLIGGITCSTSEGDWSPSLDSNAAWLYAGSLQSLGYGNYKSPKSQLQAQQKHPAAILRKELPPMSQQPQQVWYPDQMPLHQKQPAAEAQPQTQPTTVPQQVWHPAQMQQKQQTAVPQQVWHPAQMPLQQKQPTTVPQQVWHPAQMQQKQQTAVPQQVWHQAHMLTHKQLTTVPQQVWHQAHMLTHKQPTAVPQQVWHQAHMLQEPPTAVPQQVWHQAQMLPQPPTAVPQQVWHPAQMLQKQPAAMPQQVWHPARTLQKQPTAVPQQVWHPAQMPLQQKQPTAMPQQDWHPAQMLQKQPTTMPQQVWTPAHTLQKQPTAVPQQVWHPAQMPLQQKQPTAVPQQVWHPAQMPLQHKQPTAVAQQVWHPAQMPLQQKQPTAVPQQVWHPAQMPLQHKQPTAVPQQVWHPAQMPLQHKQPTAVPQQVWHPAQMPLQHKQPTAVWHPAQMLQKQPTAVPQQVWHPAQMLQKQPTAVPQEVWHPTQMPLQQKQMTAVHQQEWHPTQMPLQQKQPTSVPQQVWDPAQMPLQHKQPTAVPQQVWHPAQMLQKQPTAVPQEVWHPTQMPLQQKQMTAVPQQVWHPAQMLQKQPTAVPKQMWHPTQMPLQQKQTTAVHQQVWHPAQMSKNQTATEPQQKQPSTTPQQAWHPAQMPLQQKQPATAPQQKELTAMPQQMWYRAKMLQQENHLDAILQQPPPVWYPSKFPQQQKELAVEPQQQKELAVEPQQQKELAVEPQQQKELAVEPQQQKELAVEPQQQKELAVEPQQVGYPAQMAQQQPNAIPQQFWHVCQISQQQLAPNSQQKHYESTEDGASGSSQASIVEQSGVIPSSSYSSKSHYKNGRTGVSQISYTPREAMPVNSGNAPKDGYVSIGAPSIYATLVKDSASKM; this is encoded by the exons ATGGCTGTGATGATTGGAATCGCTTTCAG AGTTTCTTGGCTTTGTTGCCTGCTAATTGGAGGGATAACGTGTTCTACATCAGAAG GTGATTGGTCTCCTTCACTGGATTCTAATGCAGCATGGCTCTATGCAGGATCACTTCAGTCTCTAGGATATGGCAATTATAAGTCTCCAAAATCTCAACTGCAAGCGCAACAGAAACATCCGGCCGCCATCCTGCGGAAGGAACTGCCCCCCATGTCCCAGCAACCTCAGCAAGTGTGGTATCCAGATCAAATGCCCCTGCATCAGAAGCAACCGGCCGCAGAAGCTCAGCCGCAGACGCAACCGACAACTgtgccccagcaagtgtggcatccagCTCAAATGCAGCAGAAGCAACAGACCGCTGTCccccagcaagtgtggcatccagCTCAAATGCCCCTGCAGCAGAAGCAACCGACAACTgtgccccagcaagtgtggcatccagCTCAAATGCAGCAGAAGCAACAGACCGCTGTC ccccagcaagtgtggcatcAAGCTCACATGCTGACGCATAAGCAACTGACCAccgtgccccagcaagtgtggcatcAAGCTCACATGCTGACACATAAGCAACCGACAgccgtgccccagcaagtgtggcatcAAGCTCATATGCTGCAGGAGCCACCGACCgccgtgccccagcaagtgtggcatcAAGCTCAAATGCTGCCGCAACCACCGACCGCTgtgccccagcaagtgtggcatccagCTCAAATGCTGCAGAAGCAACCGGCCGCCAtgccccagcaagtgtggcatccagCTCGCACACTGCAGAAGCAACCGACCGCCGTGCCCCAGCAGGTGTGGCATCCAGCTCAAATGCCCCTGCAGCAGAAGCAACCGACCGCCATGCCCCAGCAAGACTGGCATCCTGCTCAAATGCTGCAGAAGCAACCGACCACCATGCCCCAGCAAGTGTGGACTCCAGCTCACACACTGCAGAAGCAACCGACCGCCGTGCCCCAGCAGGTGTGGCATCCTGCTCAAATGCCCCTGCAGCAGAAGCAACCGACCGCTgtgccccagcaagtgtggcatccagCTCAAATGCCCCTGCAGCACAAGCAACCGACCGCCGTAGcccagcaagtgtggcatcctGCTCAAATGCCCCTGCAGCAGAAGCAACCGACCGCTgtgccccagcaagtgtggcatccagCTCAAATGCCCCTGCAGCACAAGCAACCGACCgccgtgccccagcaagtgtggcatccagCTCAAATGCCCCTGCAGCACAAGCAACCGACCgccgtgccccagcaagtgtggcatccagCTCAAATGCCCCTGCAGCACAAGCAACCGACCgcc GTGTGGCATCCAGCTCAAATGCTGCAGAAGCAACCGACCgccgtgccccagcaagtgtggcatccagCTCAAATGCTGCAGAAGCAACCGACCGCAGTGCCCCAGGAAGTATGGCATCCTACTCAAATGCCCCTGCAGCAGAAGCAAATGACTGCCGTGCATCAGCAAGAGTGGCATCCTACTCAAATGCCCCTGCAGCAGAAGCAACCGACCTccgtgccccagcaagtgtggGATCCAGCTCAAATGCCGCTGCAGCACAAGCAACCGACCGCTgtgccccagcaagtgtggcatccagCTCAAATGCTGCAGAAGCAACCGACCGCAGTGCCCCAGGAAGTATGGCATCCTACTCAAATGCCCCTGCAGCAGAAGCAAATGACTgccgtgccccagcaagtgtggcatccagCTCAAATGCTGCAGAAGCAACCGACCGCCGTGCCCAAGCAAATGTGGCATCCTACTCAAATGCCCCTGCAGCAGAAGCAAACTACTGCCGTGCATCAGCAAGTGTGGCATCCTGCTCAAATGTCGAAGAATCAAACAGCCACTGAACCTCAGCAGAAGCAACCATCCACCACGCCCCAGCAAGCGTGGCATCCAGCTCAAATGCCCCTGCAGCAGAAGCAACCGGCCACTGCTCCTCAACAGAAGGAGCTGACCGCCATGCCCCAGCAAATGTGGTATCGAGCTAAAATGCTCCAACAGGAAAATCATCTGGACGCCATTCTCCAGCAGCCTCCGCCCGTGTGGTATCCATCTAAATTTCCCCAGCAGCAGAAGGAACTGGCCGTCGAGCCCCAGCAGCAGAAGGAACTGGCCGTCGAGCCCCAGCAGCAGAAGGAACTGGCCGTCGAGCCCCAGCAGCAGAAGGAACTGGCCGTCGAGCCCCAGCAGCAGAAGGAACTGGCCGTCGAGCCCCAGCAGCAGAAGGAACTGGCCGTCGAGCCCCAGCAAGTGGGGTATCCAGCTCAAATGGCCCAGCAGCAACCCAACGCCATTCCTCAGCAATTTTGGCATGTATGCCAAATTTCCCAGCAGCAACTGGCCCCAAATTCTCAGCAGAAGCACTACGAAAGCACTGAAGATGGTGCCTCTGGTAGTTCTCAGGCCAGCATTGTTGAACAGTCGGGTGTCATCCCAAGCTCTTCCTACAGTTCCAAATCGCACTACAAGAATGGCAGAACTGGAGTCTCCCAAATCAGCTACACCCCTAGGGAGGCAATGCCTGTTAACAGTGGAAATGCTCCCAAGGACGGTTATGTTAGCATTGGTGCACCAAGCATATATGCAACACTAGTGAAGGATTCTGCAAG CAAAATGTAA
- the LOC118377732 gene encoding involucrin-like isoform X10, with protein MAVMIGIAFRVSWLCCLLIGGITCSTSEGDWSPSLDSNAAWLYAGSLQSLGYGNYKSPKSQLQAQQKHPAAILRKELPPMSQQPQQVWYPDQMPLHQKQPAAEAQPQTQPTTVPQQVWHPAQMQQKQQTAVPQQVWHPAQMPLQQKQPTTVPQQVWHPAQMQQKQQTAVPQQVWHQAHMLTHKQLTTVPQQVWHPAQMPLQQKQPTAMPQQDWHPAQMLQKQPTTMPQQVWTPAHTLQKQPTAVPQQVWHPAQMPLQQKQPTAVPQQVWHPAQMPLQHKQPTAVAQQVWHPAQMPLQQKQPTAVPQQVWHPAQMPLQHKQPTAVPQQVWHPAQMPLQHKQPTAVPQQVWHPAQMPLQHKQPTAVPQQVWHPAQMPLQHKQPTAVPQQVWHPAQMLHKQLTAVPQEVWHPAQMTLQHKQPTALPQQVWHPAHTLQKQPTAVPQQVWHPAQMLQKQPTAVPQQVWHPAQMLQKQPTAVPQEVWHPTQMPLQQKQMTAVHQQEWHPTQMPLQQKQPTSVPQQVWDPAQMPLQHKQPTAVPQQVWHPAQMLQKQPTAVPQEVWHPTQMPLQQKQMTAVPQQVWHPAQMLQKQPTAVPKQMWHPTQMPLQQKQTTAVHQQVWHPAQMSKNQTATEPQQKQPSTTPQQAWHPAQMPLQQKQPATAPQQKELTAMPQQMWYRAKMLQQENHLDAILQQPPPVWYPSKFPQQQKELAVEPQQQKELAVEPQQQKELAVEPQQQKELAVEPQQQKELAVEPQQQKELAVEPQQVGYPAQMAQQQPNAIPQQFWHVCQISQQQLAPNSQQKHYESTEDGASGSSQASIVEQSGVIPSSSYSSKSHYKNGRTGVSQISYTPREAMPVNSGNAPKDGYVSIGAPSIYATLVKDSASKM; from the exons ATGGCTGTGATGATTGGAATCGCTTTCAG AGTTTCTTGGCTTTGTTGCCTGCTAATTGGAGGGATAACGTGTTCTACATCAGAAG GTGATTGGTCTCCTTCACTGGATTCTAATGCAGCATGGCTCTATGCAGGATCACTTCAGTCTCTAGGATATGGCAATTATAAGTCTCCAAAATCTCAACTGCAAGCGCAACAGAAACATCCGGCCGCCATCCTGCGGAAGGAACTGCCCCCCATGTCCCAGCAACCTCAGCAAGTGTGGTATCCAGATCAAATGCCCCTGCATCAGAAGCAACCGGCCGCAGAAGCTCAGCCGCAGACGCAACCGACAACTgtgccccagcaagtgtggcatccagCTCAAATGCAGCAGAAGCAACAGACCGCTGTCccccagcaagtgtggcatccagCTCAAATGCCCCTGCAGCAGAAGCAACCGACAACTgtgccccagcaagtgtggcatccagCTCAAATGCAGCAGAAGCAACAGACCGCTGTC ccccagcaagtgtggcatcAAGCTCACATGCTGACGCATAAGCAACTGACCAccgtgccccagcaa GTGTGGCATCCAGCTCAAATGCCCCTGCAGCAGAAGCAACCGACCGCCATGCCCCAGCAAGACTGGCATCCTGCTCAAATGCTGCAGAAGCAACCGACCACCATGCCCCAGCAAGTGTGGACTCCAGCTCACACACTGCAGAAGCAACCGACCGCCGTGCCCCAGCAGGTGTGGCATCCTGCTCAAATGCCCCTGCAGCAGAAGCAACCGACCGCTgtgccccagcaagtgtggcatccagCTCAAATGCCCCTGCAGCACAAGCAACCGACCGCCGTAGcccagcaagtgtggcatcctGCTCAAATGCCCCTGCAGCAGAAGCAACCGACCGCTgtgccccagcaagtgtggcatccagCTCAAATGCCCCTGCAGCACAAGCAACCGACCgccgtgccccagcaagtgtggcatccagCTCAAATGCCCCTGCAGCACAAGCAACCGACCgccgtgccccagcaagtgtggcatccagCTCAAATGCCCCTGCAGCACAAGCAACCGACCgccgtgccccagcaagtgtggcatccagCTCAAATGCCCCTGCAGCACAAGCAACCGACCgccgtgccccagcaagtgtggcatccagCTCAAATGCTGCATAAGCAACTGACCGCAGTGCCCCAAGAAGTATGGCATCCAGCTCAAATGACCCTGCAGCACAAGCAACCGACCGCTTtgccccagcaagtgtggcatccagCTCACACGCTGCAGAAGCAACCGACCGCCGTGCCCCAGCAGGTGTGGCATCCAGCTCAAATGCTGCAGAAGCAACCGACCgccgtgccccagcaagtgtggcatccagCTCAAATGCTGCAGAAGCAACCGACCGCAGTGCCCCAGGAAGTATGGCATCCTACTCAAATGCCCCTGCAGCAGAAGCAAATGACTGCCGTGCATCAGCAAGAGTGGCATCCTACTCAAATGCCCCTGCAGCAGAAGCAACCGACCTccgtgccccagcaagtgtggGATCCAGCTCAAATGCCGCTGCAGCACAAGCAACCGACCGCTgtgccccagcaagtgtggcatccagCTCAAATGCTGCAGAAGCAACCGACCGCAGTGCCCCAGGAAGTATGGCATCCTACTCAAATGCCCCTGCAGCAGAAGCAAATGACTgccgtgccccagcaagtgtggcatccagCTCAAATGCTGCAGAAGCAACCGACCGCCGTGCCCAAGCAAATGTGGCATCCTACTCAAATGCCCCTGCAGCAGAAGCAAACTACTGCCGTGCATCAGCAAGTGTGGCATCCTGCTCAAATGTCGAAGAATCAAACAGCCACTGAACCTCAGCAGAAGCAACCATCCACCACGCCCCAGCAAGCGTGGCATCCAGCTCAAATGCCCCTGCAGCAGAAGCAACCGGCCACTGCTCCTCAACAGAAGGAGCTGACCGCCATGCCCCAGCAAATGTGGTATCGAGCTAAAATGCTCCAACAGGAAAATCATCTGGACGCCATTCTCCAGCAGCCTCCGCCCGTGTGGTATCCATCTAAATTTCCCCAGCAGCAGAAGGAACTGGCCGTCGAGCCCCAGCAGCAGAAGGAACTGGCCGTCGAGCCCCAGCAGCAGAAGGAACTGGCCGTCGAGCCCCAGCAGCAGAAGGAACTGGCCGTCGAGCCCCAGCAGCAGAAGGAACTGGCCGTCGAGCCCCAGCAGCAGAAGGAACTGGCCGTCGAGCCCCAGCAAGTGGGGTATCCAGCTCAAATGGCCCAGCAGCAACCCAACGCCATTCCTCAGCAATTTTGGCATGTATGCCAAATTTCCCAGCAGCAACTGGCCCCAAATTCTCAGCAGAAGCACTACGAAAGCACTGAAGATGGTGCCTCTGGTAGTTCTCAGGCCAGCATTGTTGAACAGTCGGGTGTCATCCCAAGCTCTTCCTACAGTTCCAAATCGCACTACAAGAATGGCAGAACTGGAGTCTCCCAAATCAGCTACACCCCTAGGGAGGCAATGCCTGTTAACAGTGGAAATGCTCCCAAGGACGGTTATGTTAGCATTGGTGCACCAAGCATATATGCAACACTAGTGAAGGATTCTGCAAG CAAAATGTAA
- the LOC118377732 gene encoding uncharacterized protein LOC118377732 isoform X2, giving the protein MAVMIGIAFRVSWLCCLLIGGITCSTSEGDWSPSLDSNAAWLYAGSLQSLGYGNYKSPKSQLQAQQKHPAAILRKELPPMSQQPQQVWYPDQMPLHQKQPAAEAQPQTQPTTVPQQVWHPAQMQQKQQTAVPQQVWHPAQMPLQQKQPTTVPQQVWHPAQMQQKQQTAVPQQVWHQAHMLTHKQPTAVPQQVWHQAHMLQEPPTAVPQQVWHQAQMLPQPPTAVPQQVWHPAQMLQKQPAAMPQQVWHPARTLQKQPTAVPQQVWHPAQMPLQQKQPTAMPQQDWHPAQMLQKQPTTMPQQVWTPAHTLQKQPTAVPQQVWHPAQMPLQQKQPTAVPQQVWHPAQMPLQHKQPTAVAQQVWHPAQMPLQQKQPTAVPQQVWHPAQMPLQHKQPTAVPQQVWHPAQMPLQHKQPTAVPQQVWHPAQMPLQHKQPTAVPQQVWHPAQMPLQHKQPTAVPQQVWHPAQMLHKQLTAVPQEVWHPAQMTLQHKQPTALPQQVWHPAHTLQKQPTAVPQQVWHPAQMLQKQPTAVPQQVWHPAQMLQKQPTAVPQEVWHPTQMPLQQKQMTAVHQQEWHPTQMPLQQKQPTSVPQQVWDPAQMPLQHKQPTAVPQQVWHPAQMLQKQPTAVPQEVWHPTQMPLQQKQMTAVPQQVWHPAQMLQKQPTAVPKQMWHPTQMPLQQKQTTAVHQQVWHPAQMSKNQTATEPQQKQPSTTPQQAWHPAQMPLQQKQPATAPQQKELTAMPQQMWYRAKMLQQENHLDAILQQPPPVWYPSKFPQQQKELAVEPQQQKELAVEPQQQKELAVEPQQQKELAVEPQQQKELAVEPQQQKELAVEPQQVGYPAQMAQQQPNAIPQQFWHVCQISQQQLAPNSQQKHYESTEDGASGSSQASIVEQSGVIPSSSYSSKSHYKNGRTGVSQISYTPREAMPVNSGNAPKDGYVSIGAPSIYATLVKDSASKM; this is encoded by the exons ATGGCTGTGATGATTGGAATCGCTTTCAG AGTTTCTTGGCTTTGTTGCCTGCTAATTGGAGGGATAACGTGTTCTACATCAGAAG GTGATTGGTCTCCTTCACTGGATTCTAATGCAGCATGGCTCTATGCAGGATCACTTCAGTCTCTAGGATATGGCAATTATAAGTCTCCAAAATCTCAACTGCAAGCGCAACAGAAACATCCGGCCGCCATCCTGCGGAAGGAACTGCCCCCCATGTCCCAGCAACCTCAGCAAGTGTGGTATCCAGATCAAATGCCCCTGCATCAGAAGCAACCGGCCGCAGAAGCTCAGCCGCAGACGCAACCGACAACTgtgccccagcaagtgtggcatccagCTCAAATGCAGCAGAAGCAACAGACCGCTGTCccccagcaagtgtggcatccagCTCAAATGCCCCTGCAGCAGAAGCAACCGACAACTgtgccccagcaagtgtggcatccagCTCAAATGCAGCAGAAGCAACAGACCGCTGTC ccccagcaagtgtggcatcAAGCTCACATGCTGACACATAAGCAACCGACAgccgtgccccagcaagtgtggcatcAAGCTCATATGCTGCAGGAGCCACCGACCgccgtgccccagcaagtgtggcatcAAGCTCAAATGCTGCCGCAACCACCGACCGCTgtgccccagcaagtgtggcatccagCTCAAATGCTGCAGAAGCAACCGGCCGCCAtgccccagcaagtgtggcatccagCTCGCACACTGCAGAAGCAACCGACCGCCGTGCCCCAGCAGGTGTGGCATCCAGCTCAAATGCCCCTGCAGCAGAAGCAACCGACCGCCATGCCCCAGCAAGACTGGCATCCTGCTCAAATGCTGCAGAAGCAACCGACCACCATGCCCCAGCAAGTGTGGACTCCAGCTCACACACTGCAGAAGCAACCGACCGCCGTGCCCCAGCAGGTGTGGCATCCTGCTCAAATGCCCCTGCAGCAGAAGCAACCGACCGCTgtgccccagcaagtgtggcatccagCTCAAATGCCCCTGCAGCACAAGCAACCGACCGCCGTAGcccagcaagtgtggcatcctGCTCAAATGCCCCTGCAGCAGAAGCAACCGACCGCTgtgccccagcaagtgtggcatccagCTCAAATGCCCCTGCAGCACAAGCAACCGACCgccgtgccccagcaagtgtggcatccagCTCAAATGCCCCTGCAGCACAAGCAACCGACCgccgtgccccagcaagtgtggcatccagCTCAAATGCCCCTGCAGCACAAGCAACCGACCgccgtgccccagcaagtgtggcatccagCTCAAATGCCCCTGCAGCACAAGCAACCGACCgccgtgccccagcaagtgtggcatccagCTCAAATGCTGCATAAGCAACTGACCGCAGTGCCCCAAGAAGTATGGCATCCAGCTCAAATGACCCTGCAGCACAAGCAACCGACCGCTTtgccccagcaagtgtggcatccagCTCACACGCTGCAGAAGCAACCGACCGCCGTGCCCCAGCAGGTGTGGCATCCAGCTCAAATGCTGCAGAAGCAACCGACCgccgtgccccagcaagtgtggcatccagCTCAAATGCTGCAGAAGCAACCGACCGCAGTGCCCCAGGAAGTATGGCATCCTACTCAAATGCCCCTGCAGCAGAAGCAAATGACTGCCGTGCATCAGCAAGAGTGGCATCCTACTCAAATGCCCCTGCAGCAGAAGCAACCGACCTccgtgccccagcaagtgtggGATCCAGCTCAAATGCCGCTGCAGCACAAGCAACCGACCGCTgtgccccagcaagtgtggcatccagCTCAAATGCTGCAGAAGCAACCGACCGCAGTGCCCCAGGAAGTATGGCATCCTACTCAAATGCCCCTGCAGCAGAAGCAAATGACTgccgtgccccagcaagtgtggcatccagCTCAAATGCTGCAGAAGCAACCGACCGCCGTGCCCAAGCAAATGTGGCATCCTACTCAAATGCCCCTGCAGCAGAAGCAAACTACTGCCGTGCATCAGCAAGTGTGGCATCCTGCTCAAATGTCGAAGAATCAAACAGCCACTGAACCTCAGCAGAAGCAACCATCCACCACGCCCCAGCAAGCGTGGCATCCAGCTCAAATGCCCCTGCAGCAGAAGCAACCGGCCACTGCTCCTCAACAGAAGGAGCTGACCGCCATGCCCCAGCAAATGTGGTATCGAGCTAAAATGCTCCAACAGGAAAATCATCTGGACGCCATTCTCCAGCAGCCTCCGCCCGTGTGGTATCCATCTAAATTTCCCCAGCAGCAGAAGGAACTGGCCGTCGAGCCCCAGCAGCAGAAGGAACTGGCCGTCGAGCCCCAGCAGCAGAAGGAACTGGCCGTCGAGCCCCAGCAGCAGAAGGAACTGGCCGTCGAGCCCCAGCAGCAGAAGGAACTGGCCGTCGAGCCCCAGCAGCAGAAGGAACTGGCCGTCGAGCCCCAGCAAGTGGGGTATCCAGCTCAAATGGCCCAGCAGCAACCCAACGCCATTCCTCAGCAATTTTGGCATGTATGCCAAATTTCCCAGCAGCAACTGGCCCCAAATTCTCAGCAGAAGCACTACGAAAGCACTGAAGATGGTGCCTCTGGTAGTTCTCAGGCCAGCATTGTTGAACAGTCGGGTGTCATCCCAAGCTCTTCCTACAGTTCCAAATCGCACTACAAGAATGGCAGAACTGGAGTCTCCCAAATCAGCTACACCCCTAGGGAGGCAATGCCTGTTAACAGTGGAAATGCTCCCAAGGACGGTTATGTTAGCATTGGTGCACCAAGCATATATGCAACACTAGTGAAGGATTCTGCAAG CAAAATGTAA